One segment of Paraburkholderia bonniea DNA contains the following:
- a CDS encoding PsiF family protein, which yields MTIHSKTRLIQSALAALVLGAMLVPAAFADNSQQSKMTVCNQQASGKKGDERKAFMKSCLSASPAAAPMTQQEKMKACNTEASGKKGDDRKAFMKSCLSSSNKSNG from the coding sequence ATGACGATTCACTCGAAGACCCGCCTGATCCAGTCCGCGCTGGCCGCCCTCGTCCTTGGTGCGATGCTGGTGCCTGCGGCGTTTGCCGACAACAGCCAGCAATCAAAGATGACCGTTTGCAACCAGCAGGCCAGCGGCAAAAAAGGCGACGAGCGCAAAGCGTTCATGAAAAGCTGCCTGTCCGCTTCACCGGCTGCGGCACCAATGACTCAGCAAGAAAAGATGAAAGCCTGCAATACCGAAGCCAGCGGTAAAAAAGGTGATGACCGTAAAGCATTCATGAAAAGCTGCCTGAGCAGCAGCAATAAAAGCAACGGATAA
- a CDS encoding YdcF family protein, which yields MTLIVLVILIVFAIGCAALAWRRTSVMLYALTAVLFLAIGCGPVPAWLLGQLQDTYDIKPRPVWGKRNALVLLGAGTTKVPRTGAVEPGMFAYARIAEAAALYNDCRRKTVADCKIIVSGGDALHLGSPEAIVYQRLLVRLGVSAADVMLEPGSMNTWQNAQFTSALLQRYAPDRVLLVSSGLHLQRSLLYFGHFGVHAMPVRADYLRPVLTLIPLSYNFAVTDFALHEYLGIARYTLYNAFGWNAVSKQPGEA from the coding sequence ATGACGCTGATCGTGCTGGTGATACTGATCGTATTCGCAATCGGTTGTGCCGCGCTGGCGTGGCGGCGCACGAGCGTGATGCTCTATGCATTGACGGCTGTGCTGTTTCTGGCGATCGGGTGTGGCCCGGTGCCCGCCTGGCTGCTGGGGCAACTGCAGGATACCTATGACATAAAACCCCGGCCCGTATGGGGCAAACGCAATGCCCTGGTGCTGCTAGGCGCGGGCACCACCAAGGTGCCTCGCACGGGGGCGGTTGAACCCGGCATGTTCGCTTATGCCCGCATCGCTGAAGCAGCCGCGCTGTATAACGATTGCCGCCGCAAGACCGTAGCCGATTGCAAGATCATCGTCAGCGGCGGCGATGCGCTGCATCTGGGTTCTCCGGAAGCCATCGTCTATCAGCGCTTGCTGGTACGGCTTGGCGTCAGTGCGGCGGATGTGATGCTCGAACCCGGCAGCATGAATACCTGGCAGAACGCGCAATTCACGAGCGCCCTGCTACAACGCTATGCGCCGGACCGGGTGCTGCTGGTGTCATCAGGCCTTCATTTGCAACGCAGCCTGTTGTATTTCGGCCATTTTGGCGTCCATGCCATGCCTGTCCGCGCGGATTATCTGCGCCCGGTGTTAACGCTGATTCCGCTGTCCTACAACTTTGCCGTGACAGATTTCGCGCTGCACGAATATCTCGGCATCGCCCGTTACACGCTGTACAACGCGTTTGGCTGGAATGCCGTGAGCAAACAGCCGGGCGAGGCATAA
- a CDS encoding BON domain-containing protein, producing MKDNSGRALSSSTAQSVKNLGVALVTTVISVSGALVTLNALAQSTAPSTVSASVSSDAAAVGKSVRDTTVTAKVKAALLATKDLSSGDIHVTTHHGTVNLAGSVPSAEQKAMAVDVASKIEGARKVHDALEVRAH from the coding sequence ATGAAAGACAACTCAGGCCGCGCTTTATCCAGTTCAACTGCGCAATCAGTCAAGAATCTGGGCGTCGCGCTCGTGACTACGGTCATTAGTGTCAGCGGCGCGCTGGTCACACTGAACGCACTCGCTCAAAGCACCGCGCCATCAACGGTATCGGCCAGCGTGTCATCGGATGCGGCGGCAGTGGGCAAGAGCGTGCGCGATACGACTGTCACGGCGAAGGTCAAGGCTGCGCTGCTAGCGACCAAGGATTTGTCATCGGGTGATATTCACGTCACCACGCATCACGGCACCGTCAATCTGGCGGGCAGCGTGCCGAGCGCCGAGCAAAAAGCCATGGCCGTTGATGTCGCCAGCAAGATCGAAGGCGCACGCAAGGTGCATGACGCGCTGGAAGTTCGCGCGCACTGA
- a CDS encoding class I SAM-dependent methyltransferase, whose amino-acid sequence MTQNIYDDPAFFERYSKLTRSMEGLAGAPEWPALQAMLPALPGLDVVDLGCGYGWFCRWVQEQGARSVLGLDLAEKMLQRAQALSTSDAHRAITYAQADLEALALPANTFDLAYSSLALHYIKNLPGLLRNLHQALVPDGSLVFSIEHPIFMAPANPQWLTDAQGIKTWPVNGYQREGPRVTNWLADGVIKQHRTLGTLLNQLIDTGFMLTHLNEWGPSAADLAARPELAEECERPMLLLVSARRVS is encoded by the coding sequence ATGACTCAGAACATTTACGACGATCCGGCGTTCTTTGAGCGCTATAGCAAGCTGACACGTTCGATGGAAGGTTTGGCTGGCGCGCCCGAATGGCCCGCACTGCAGGCGATGCTGCCCGCGTTGCCGGGCCTTGATGTGGTCGATCTGGGTTGTGGCTACGGCTGGTTTTGCCGCTGGGTGCAGGAGCAGGGCGCGCGCAGCGTACTCGGGCTGGATCTCGCGGAAAAAATGCTGCAGCGGGCCCAGGCCTTGTCAACCAGCGATGCGCATCGCGCGATCACCTACGCGCAAGCCGATCTTGAAGCGCTAGCGCTGCCAGCGAACACGTTTGATCTGGCGTATAGCTCGCTGGCATTGCACTACATCAAAAATTTGCCGGGCTTGCTGCGCAATCTGCATCAGGCGCTCGTGCCAGACGGCAGCCTGGTGTTTTCGATTGAGCATCCGATTTTCATGGCACCCGCCAATCCTCAATGGCTGACCGATGCACAAGGCATAAAAACCTGGCCGGTCAATGGCTATCAACGCGAAGGGCCGCGCGTCACGAACTGGCTAGCCGATGGCGTCATCAAGCAGCACCGCACGCTGGGCACACTGCTGAACCAGTTGATTGACACCGGTTTCATGCTGACCCATCTCAACGAATGGGGACCGTCAGCGGCAGATCTTGCTGCCCGGCCTGAGCTCGCCGAGGAATGTGAGCGGCCCATGTTGTTGCTAGTGTCCGCGCGCCGCGTGAGCTAG
- a CDS encoding heavy-metal-associated domain-containing protein — MITFEIKDMTCGHCVSTISSAIATIDHQAELIVDMARQRISVQSASATAAALQQALENAGYAATQITEVTEAEAYPGIPDMRSSCCH; from the coding sequence ATGATTACCTTTGAAATCAAGGACATGACCTGTGGGCATTGCGTTAGCACGATCAGCAGCGCAATCGCCACCATCGACCATCAAGCGGAACTGATCGTCGACATGGCCAGGCAGCGCATCAGCGTGCAGTCAGCAAGCGCCACGGCGGCAGCGCTGCAGCAGGCGCTTGAAAATGCGGGTTATGCCGCCACACAGATCACAGAAGTCACAGAAGCTGAAGCCTATCCAGGCATACCTGACATGCGAAGCAGCTGTTGCCACTGA
- the cueR gene encoding Cu(I)-responsive transcriptional regulator, giving the protein MNTSKNIGQAAAASGVSAKMIRHYESVGLLPSARRTEAGYRLYNESDVHMLRFVRHSRDLGFSIDQISELLALWHDRGRSSRRVKELAQTHLQELQRKLDDLLAMKATLETLVQNCHGSDRPDCPILARLADPASVVSPPPARSKTAGLKRGAGLP; this is encoded by the coding sequence ATGAACACCTCCAAAAATATCGGCCAGGCCGCTGCGGCCTCCGGCGTTTCGGCCAAAATGATCCGGCACTATGAGTCCGTGGGATTGCTCCCCAGCGCTCGCCGCACTGAGGCTGGATACCGTCTGTACAACGAAAGCGATGTGCACATGCTGCGTTTTGTCCGGCACTCACGGGATCTGGGGTTTTCCATCGACCAGATCAGTGAATTGTTAGCGCTCTGGCACGACCGCGGCCGTTCCAGCCGACGGGTAAAAGAGCTGGCGCAAACGCACCTGCAGGAGCTACAGCGCAAACTCGATGACCTGCTGGCGATGAAAGCAACGCTCGAAACGCTCGTGCAAAACTGCCACGGAAGCGACCGCCCAGATTGTCCGATTCTTGCCCGGCTGGCAGATCCTGCCAGCGTGGTATCGCCCCCCCCCGCTCGCAGCAAGACAGCCGGTCTGAAACGTGGTGCCGGCCTACCCTGA
- a CDS encoding SLAC1 anion channel family protein — protein sequence MTANSTTMPAPGTQSTQNTQSSSPLSYLPVSLFGAIMGLCGLALAWRIATQHYGVPEWISEALSLLAVLAFSALVVAYAIKWVCSPAAVRNEFQHPVAANFFGTAIISILLLPAVIAPWLPHLARVVWLIGAALMIVFAWLIVNRWTSVRQQIAHATPAWIIPPVGTLDIPIAGVQLQLPGSLEVSVFALAVGLFFTVPVFTMILSRLIFEEPLPPAFQPSLLILVAPFAVGFSSYVNITGHVDLFASALFYLAVFIFMVLLPKMLNLRICCPFRVSWWAVSFPLAALTIASLRFAAYQQSVVANAYAITMLALCTLVLGGLAVRTLTGILRGELKTLTL from the coding sequence ATGACAGCTAATAGCACCACCATGCCTGCACCAGGTACTCAAAGCACACAGAACACTCAAAGCAGCAGTCCACTCAGCTATCTTCCTGTCAGCCTGTTCGGCGCCATCATGGGCTTATGCGGATTGGCGCTGGCCTGGCGTATTGCCACACAACACTACGGCGTGCCTGAATGGATCAGTGAAGCGTTAAGTCTGCTGGCAGTGCTCGCGTTCAGCGCACTCGTCGTGGCTTATGCGATCAAATGGGTGTGCTCTCCAGCTGCGGTGCGCAATGAATTCCAGCATCCAGTCGCGGCGAACTTCTTCGGCACGGCAATCATTTCAATACTCCTGCTGCCTGCTGTAATCGCGCCCTGGCTGCCTCACCTGGCCCGGGTTGTATGGCTCATCGGTGCCGCGCTGATGATCGTTTTTGCCTGGCTGATCGTGAACCGCTGGACCAGCGTGCGTCAGCAAATCGCCCATGCCACGCCCGCCTGGATTATTCCGCCAGTTGGAACGCTGGATATTCCAATCGCGGGTGTGCAACTGCAATTGCCAGGTTCACTAGAGGTTTCAGTGTTCGCACTGGCGGTGGGGCTGTTTTTCACCGTGCCGGTGTTCACGATGATCCTCTCTCGCCTGATTTTCGAAGAACCGCTCCCTCCTGCGTTCCAGCCCTCGCTGCTGATCCTCGTCGCGCCGTTCGCCGTTGGCTTCTCGTCCTACGTGAATATCACCGGCCACGTCGACTTGTTTGCCAGCGCGCTCTTTTACCTGGCAGTCTTCATCTTCATGGTGCTGCTGCCGAAGATGCTGAACCTGCGAATCTGCTGCCCGTTCCGCGTCTCGTGGTGGGCCGTCAGCTTCCCGCTAGCCGCGCTGACTATCGCCAGCCTCAGGTTCGCGGCCTACCAGCAGTCTGTCGTTGCCAATGCTTATGCGATCACGATGCTGGCCTTGTGCACGCTGGTGCTTGGCGGGCTAGCCGTTCGGACACTGACAGGCATACTGCGCGGTGAATTGAAAACGCTGACGCTGTAA